TAATGTATCTCTTGCAAACGCTGGGTATATTGACTAAATTATGAAAAAACACATGCAGAATGGAGCAGACCACAGCAAAATAGGGTAGCATTCTTAGAATTCCTTCCATAGGGTTAATGGTGCAGCCAGAACACAAACCagattccacccacccacccctttgctGTTAGAGGCAAATGTGGTGAATTAAGTCTGATTTGCATGGATTTTGCATACACAGAGTTTGGAATGTGACAGCAACCGATAAGCTGTTTAAGTTCAAAGAAAAGTGTCAAAACTCCTATTGGTATGTAAGGTATTGCACATCCCAATTGTTCTGTTGAGGATGGCATCCCTTTTGCACTTATCCTGTGTAACTTTCTTTCTCTAAACATTCTGAAGACAAAGAAGCACCCTATATCATCAAAGTGTTTTGCATTCATTGTCAAGGATAGGGTTGTTTCTCTCTTCCTACAGAGTATACTCATCCATAAGTCAGTGTTTCCTAACctcagcaaatttaaaatgttggggcttcaactccccaaattcccaagTTAATATGGGCATTTCCTCTCAAGATCAGTAATGTTACTATCAGAATTGGCTCTCCAATTGAAATTGTGTTCCTCTTTCATTCTCTATTATCCTTTTCATTCTGGTATATACAtacaaaccagggatgaaatccagcaagttctgacaggttctggagagccggtagcagaaattttgaccagttcggagaaccagtagtagaaattttgagtagtttggagaactggaaaatacacttctggctggccccagagtggggtgggaatggggattttgcagtatccttcccctgccatgcccaccaagccacatccacagaaccagtagtaaaaaaaaaatggatttcaccactgatacaaaccCAGTTCTTGAACAGCTTATTAGTGGCCTACCTGATGAgcatagaacagtggttctcaacctttatagtgctgcgacccctttaatacaattccccacgatgtggcaaccccaaccataaaattattttcgttttgaatttatcgcgcctgaagccgtattggctactgatctgaactgcttgcgattgccttgaggacggaggcattaaagcggagtctCCTCCCcattaagtttattgtgcctgaagccagattaggctagcgattgggagtgattgcagctggcttgagagggagacattggagcaaagatttctctcttttttaattcatcgcgcctgaagccgaattcggctagcgatttgaagagcctgcagctggcttgtggagtcaaccattggagcgcgattcttcgactcgcaagtatacttcccatatttccgatggtcttaggtgacccctggcaaatcatcattcaacccccaacggggtcccgacccacaggttgagaaccgctggcataGAAGTTCCTGGATAGGAAAATGCATTTCCTGCTCCATTAGACAAATAAAATCCATCCTGTTAATGCCAGCGCAGAaatcaccattctaaaatggattTGAAATCTTCACTAAGAATAAGTACATGCTGTCTGTATACAGGACACATTCTCTCATCCCAGGTTAGTAGGGAAGACAAGGCAGTGATTGTACAGGGCATATATTCAAGTGAAACCCAAAATGTTCCATCCTTCCTGCTCCCATTTGTCTTTCTCTTTGATGAAACAGTTTCTTTGGCTATGCCTTGCCAGCTTAAAGACTTTCTCCCAATTAGTGAATGAGAAATTAAAGACAGTAAATAGAATTGTTTATGAAAAGTACTTTGCTGAAACTGGAAAAGGGCAAGTCAAGCAAACATGAGCGACTGGCTTCAACAGAAAAGCTTAGGGGAAGCATTATAATCCTCcatgtgtttttccccccctttttggcCAAACATCAGTTAAATCATATGGCTTGAAGGTTAATGCTAGGCCTTGTGAGATCATGGGAGCAAAAATGTAACACCTCTGATAATCACCACCCGGGctaatagtttttaaatatataGTTTCCTTAAAGATTAGGGTGGGCCTTCTTTATTAAGGGGTTAAATGGAATAATGTCTCAGTTCATAACAAGCTGCACTCGAATTTTGAGACAAGCATTCAGTTCTTTGAAATGTCAGATTTGATAAGTCCTTGGATGGAAAGATGATCAGAAAATCCCACAGCTGTCAGCTACATACTGGGAAGTCAAAACATCACTGGCAAACCCCCAAATTGgtctttcccttttaaaaaaaacagtatttCTTGCCAGCATCATGGACAGAGATGACTTAATTCCTTAACAAGCTGAACCTGCTGCTTTCGGGAACAACTCAAAGGAATTTGTGAGGCTCTTCTTAATATCTTTCTAATCTTAGGATTTGTGATGAGAACATTTGCTCATTGCCCAGAAGGATCCTTGGAAAATGCAAAGTTACTTTGGCTATTTATTGACTTCCAGATGGTTCACTTGGTTAGATATTAGTTCCTTCCCTTTCTAACATTCCTTCAATATTTATTATCTTGATCTTTGTAAGTTTGGAGCAAATGGAAGGACCTCCTACGCTGGCCTGGATTTAGCATCAGTATGATCCAGGTTAAGTCCCCAGTGCAAAGTTCAACaacttccttcccaccaaagtttgtCTTTGCATAGAACACTAAAAAGAGACagcttggtgcagtggttaagccaTCAGACTAGAAACAAGGGGATTGTGAGTTTTTAATGCACCCTGGGCgtgaagccagctgagtgactttgtgccggtcactctctcagccctaggaagaaggcaatgacaaaccacttaaaaaagaaacttgctaagaaaactgtagggatttGTGCAAGCAGTCTGAGAATTAGACACAACTgagcagcaggaaaaaaaaataaaatcagttaaaacacCACCGCAGAATTCAGCAAAAATGTGTTGCCAGTTCTTATTATGGGGGTGGTAGACATTGAAACTGCTTTATTCAGGTGAAGCATTATGTCAGGCAAGAGATATTGGAATGAATAATTTtgttcataagagcacaaaagtgcctaccgttcctgtcctatttttcctttcattatatcaaattaacatagctgttgcatacttttacttatatatatatatatatatatatatatatatatatatatatatatatatatatatatatatatatatatatcttttatgatgtgttgtttttatttatgacgatgtttgtgtatactgttgtgacaaaatgaaataaaaaaaaaggtggtatAGAATCCCATCTCCCAAGTTGgtctctacagtagtggccaaaattgtggaaaccttttgggaaaagtgtatgtttgagatttgatggctaataacaccatatattttttttgagtttcaagatactcATATTcccctgctggaatggcctgggaatagcccagaccttaacccaactgaaaatctatggagtcgactaaagaaacttgttagtcagaagcaacccagcaacaaaacccagttaatagaagcaatcattcaatcttggtttcccgttataacagctgcagaactaaaaagcttggttcactccatgggaagatgttgtaaggccataattcatgctaaaggttgcccaactaagtattatctgacatggtgataatttttgtatatctcattttttttatggtgataatttttgtatatctcgttttttctacgtgtttcacttttcttctttacactgtatctgctattctaatagcacattcttcataaaagttattgcattacattcttgattaaattatctttccaataatatataattttatggtattactccaaaaaaaaaaagtggggttattagctagttttagaaaatatccttttcccaaaaggtttccacaattttggccactactgtactcaCCTGTGGTAGAATTCCTTTACAGTAGCAAAATTTTAAATAGAGATTTTAGAGAGCTGCAAACCATCAGGATCTTTATCTAAGAGCTTGAGAAAAAATATCAACGGTTACACTGCATGAATGGAGATTGTTTGCCCCCTGCCTACTTACATTTTGTGGTCATATGCATTTTAATTAGACCCTCATACCTTcaactgtatatttatttattatttatttatttattatatttgtataccgcccttctcccgaaggactcagggcggttcacagacaaaaaacaacagaaaacatataatagattaaaaacagctaaagaatagatagttgaattcaattgatgctctaacttttgaatacaaatttaaaacctcatttaaaccccttttttaaaaatcccaatttaaaaaactacattcaggctagtcctgctcttcgaaacagcaacgtcttcagctcgcggcggaaggacttgagatcggggagttgacgaagccccagagggagctcgttccagagggtaggggcccccacagagaaggccctccccctagaggtcgccagccgacattgtttagctgacggtatccggaggagtccctctctgtgagagcgcactggtcggtgagaggctaatggtggcagtaggcggtcccgtaaatatcccggccctaggccatggagcgttgtATATGGTTGTAGCTCTCCCTAGTTTCCCTTACCGTACCCCAAATAGAACTACAGTAAATTTCAGCTTTTTCCTAGCATAGGCGATTTTGGCAAGAACCACTTATTGGCACAATATAGTCACATATTAGAAACACAGCCTTTGCTTTTCCTTCTGACATCCTTTGCTTTAAAAGAGCAATTGGGAATAAGGTCACCGCATCCTACTGATTTCATTGACAGAGCCATGCATCTATTTAATATTGTTGCATGGTAGATCAGAAAGTGAAGCCCATGTTCCTTTTGATTTTAATACATCAGATAATTTGTCCCTCATTTAATACCCAGCCTCCAAGGACATTTGCAATCAAAGAAGAGCATGTGGAAAGACAGGATGCAGCCACAGATGGCATTTTTTGTCCCATTGCTTCAAGTGTTCTTTTGTTATTCATGTGTGTTGCTCAGAGGGATTGAAGTCAAAAGATCAGACCATGCAGATAGACATTGCATTGTTCATTCTGTCAAATGATAATACGTTATACTGGTTTGACCCAGGAGAAAATTGCAAGTTAAAGCATCATAAAAAGGAACAGTTGTCAAAAGAATGTCACCATCATCCATTTTTATCTTATTTGGTTTGGCACCCATGGTGTGCTTCCAGctcagtacacacacacatacacattggtagacaaatattttattagaaaaatCTCCCTTtgcattccccccctccccataatGACATCAGAATCAAAAATAGACAGAATAAGAAATCTCCAAGAGCAGTGATTTTATTTTTGTCCCATTCGCCTGGGGGCATTTAAACTCCTTTGGACTTTTACTGGATCAAGTGTAAGCACCACTGAAGCCTCACTAGGATTGTCATATGCATCGGCTACACATTTTTGACAGGGGTCTGTAATGTCTTTCAATCTAATAAGGCTCTTTCAAAGGCTTCAGAATCAAACactagggggggaaaaatctatgCATGGGTGGAGGAAGGAGAGCATAAGAAGGCATTATAAAGTCAGAGGAGTAAAACCAAATAGTTTTGACTCTTGCTGTGGGAAATAAAAGGGCAGCCTGCAACAGATTTTTCACCCTCCAATTTTAGCCCTTGATAGAAACATGACTTCCCACCCTAACTTTAGCCAACATTATATAATGCATAAGGAAAGCGTGCATAATTGAGCATAGGTTTTTAAGTACAAGCACAGAAAATATATTAGGgcttagaaaagaaaaaggcagattTAATAGCTATTTCCTCATGAGTTGTCAGGTGTTGATAAaatatatgtgtacatatattttgtgtatgtatgtatatattagaAGTGTGGTGTCTTATCTTTTATAtcttccaggagagcttttctatTATACTTCGCAACAATAGCATTCTGCTTACACCAAACCCAAACTAAACCTTGTTTTTAGAAGCAAGAGTTTGGGGTTGTACAATGCAGAAACGCTACGCTTTGTTCTTCAACTATCATCTAACATTGTATATATCACATACCATTGCTTTTGGTGATTAGAACACTTTTGACTAAATTCACCTGACTGAAAATTAAATGgagttttccagatttttttttttaaataatatctgtaaacaaaaaaataggaTGATAAAAAGTCcaactttttatttatatatgttcTTATTTAAGAACACTTCCATCACTTTGTTTTCTTTGCATGTCACTTTGCACTGATAAAATAGTAGATTTCAGAAGTAAAcagtaaaaatgtttttgtttttttaacggaTGAGAAGCGCAAGCTTTGTCCCATCCAATAAGTGAGATATTAAGCATACTTAATATCAGCTGGATCATGCCGTGTTTTTAGACAAGAAGAAAGCCCAACTAATTCAACCCAATTAGTGAATATTACCATGCTTTACTTTATGGTATTCTTGTATTCAAATGGAATGCAGAGAAAGCAAAAAGAGGGTGGATTTTTCCAAAGGTAGATTTATGTCTGCAGCGATCACTCTGTTCTGCTTTAATGTCAAAAAGCCTGAAACCAATTATTTCTGATTGACTAATGTGAAAGTGAAAAGGGTATGCTCTTCTTTACAATTTTTATGAGGAGTAAAAGTCTTTGTATGATTCGAAGCCACTGAATTCTATGAACACCACTGCCTGGAAACATGTTAATAGAGAAACGTTGGTCTGTCTAAGAAACATGGGGAAGAGGGCAGCTCACATAAAGTCCTTTCCCTGACATAGTTCCTCTTTCTCACTTCTCACACGACTCCTCCTGTCACAAGGCCTCCATTTGTTTACACCTCAGTTCCCTCTCTTGCATACAGGGTATTATTGACAGACAGACTATTGTAGAAACTGGTGTTGAACTGGTTAAGCACTGAACTGCTATAGCCTAGATGACCAGAGGACATCGAATTGGACCATTCACCACCCCCGTGACTGGGAAGAGGCGTGTATGTGTTGAAGCCTACCATATTCTGTCCCATTTTGTCCCCACCATCATTGCCAAGTCCCAGGGGCACCGAGCGGTTCACTGAATTGGACCCGTTCATGTAAGCTGTCATGCTGGAGAGAAAATTGTTGAGGCAGGGAGTAGtggatggtggtggtggagaccTCTTTTCAGGTGAACTCTCAGTTCCCGATGAGTTTTCCAAAATATCTTGGTGTTCTGGAGCCTTGGGACTGCCACTTAAGGCACTGTCCTCTGATTTGTCAGACGCCAAAGTCACTGTGCTGGTGCTACAATCagatttcttcttcctttttcgcCGAAAATTTCCATTGTCAAACATCTTCTCACAGTTGGGATCCAGAGTCCAGTAATTGCCTTTCCCTGTTAGAACAAGAGCAAGAAAACATAAATATAACTGAAGCCAACAAAGAGCAGGTTCTCAAGGCTTAGTTTGGCTTGGATTCAGAAAAAGCAGCAGATTGGGCAACaccctttaaaaaaaggagggggaggagaggctgTTTGTATTCAAATAACTCTGGCCAGGCCCTGTCCAGGTTGCCTTGAGGTAAAACTGAACTTTTAACAGTTTGTGCTTATCAGACACATACAAAAATCCCTACTTCTCCAACAAAATACTTGACAGACCCCCTAATTAGCATCAGGAGAATTTACTGAAATAAAGCAGAATTTGACCTTGGGCAAGACTGCAGGTAGGAATGAGGGTGGGTATTTGGAAGTGTCTCCCAGCAATTGTTTTATCCACCAAGAAATTATAAGGAAGAAACCGTTCATTTCACAGCCAAGGAAAGAACCAGCTGACTACAGGAAAAAATGCTCCAGTGTCTTTATACAACAGGCAATGCTTCTCAAAGCACAGACTGATCAATTGCCAACTTCTTCTTATCACAGAACTgttaaagggatagaatcaaatgcTGGCAAAGTGTGGCTTAGTGTGGAATTATCTTTATGTCTATCAAGTCATGTGAATCTGGTAAAGGAGGAAGCACCTCTGCAGTTTAGTGATCTCAAGCCATTTTGCCCCAGTGGCCCACACTACACTGTCTTTTTTTACCATCAACCGGCCTTTCCTGTGCTGATCTAAAGTCCATCCTTGTTATTGTGGCACAATTATGATTAGATGAGTTCAAAGACACCAAAAGCCTCTTATAGAAACCCTGTCTATGTTTACTGCGAGCGAGACAAAATCAGAACCTGGCTCAGAAGATCTTTTAGCTGAAATCTTGGAAAACTGAAGAGCAAAGTGAGTATTAAGAAAGCTTCTTACCTGGATCATCTTCATCCCGGGGCACCTTCTTGAAGCAGTCGTTGAGGGACAGGTTGTGACGAATGGAGTTTTGccaaccagctttgcttttaTTATAGAAGGGGAAGTTGTCTGCCACGTACTGGTAGATCTGGCTGAGCGTCAGCCTCTTCTCTGGTGCCCCATGGATGGCCATGGCAATCAGGGCAGAGTAGGAATAAGGTGGTCTGACCAGTTTCATCAGCTCCTCTTGAGAAGGCATAGGGAGCCAGCCCATTTCATTCCCTGTCAGGCCGTGCATGTTGGGCAAGAGCTGCCTTTGCATTCCATAGGTTGGTGGGATGTACGGACTGCCATTGGATCCTGGCAGGTAAGGTGGAGAATTAATGGAAGGTCCGTTTAACCACAAGTAAGGATTGGGTGCAGCAGAGTAGTCCCCTGTTTCAAAGTTGGTGGGCCGTTGAGGACTAGGAACGTTCTGTGGGTGGAAGAAATTTTCATAGTAGATGTTCATTTCAGGTGGTTCCTGGCCGATGCTTGGAAATTGCGGGCTGCAGCGTGGAGGTGAGTGTATCTGTGGATCAAATGAGCTCATAATCTAGCTCTGGCAGTAGCCCAAGTTCCAACACACCTGTGTTAGTCCTTTCCCTGAGACAGGTGCATTATCTGTGCTAGCTAGCTCCAGTACTTATACACCTGTAAATGTTTAGGTTTACTTTCCAAGACTCAGCCTCGTGCATCCTGATAGGCTGGAGATCAGGGTGATATCCCTTTTTTGGAATGCTGACAGCTCAGGCCGGTAATAGATGTCACATTAACCAAATTTGAAAGTTACAactgtttatcttttttaaatgaaTGGAGGAATTTTCCACTAGTATGATTGACAGGAAGAAAGCTGAAAATTACTTGCAGGTAAAACTGATGGTCCTGTTCTTCAAATTCAGTTAGACCACAGCAGTATAGACAAAGGCAGTTTAGGAACTTaacgttttttttttcaaactttagAGTTTGAAAGGCagatgagaatttttttaaaaaaaaaaatactatttcctGGTTCAAAAATCCTCAAATTTTAGACTATCAAAGCTATTATCTGTGCATTAACTAGGGAACAAGTGTGTAACTTGCTTGGAAGCTGTTCAATAATATAACAAATCTGAAGGGGTGTtgctcaggaaaaaaacaaaaacctttcccAATATTGAAGGAAATTTCTTGAAATTTCATTTCTGCTGAAAATGCACAAGCTtgtaattcatttattttttgggggggggggcatcttGGCCTGGTCATAGCAGTCAGAGGAAATGACCAAATCTTGAAGTTTATACTTTGGGATTAAATGAACAAAGCCCATGTCAGGTACTTTTCAAATTTACTAGTTTTcatgatttagaaaaaaatatttttaaaaaacaatgtcaAATCAGACTAATGCATATTTACAGTTGCTTCCTTTTAATGGGCACACTGCCTATGTCTTCATCAGATACATGACTCCATGAAATGTCTCGACAGCTTTTCAACATGAAGATATAAATGATAAGGAAAGCCACATAACATAGGAGGCAAAAGACAGCTTTCTACACAAAACAGAGAACTAGAGGCGCTAATATACCCACAGAATGTATAATTTTATGTGTCATTTAAAATTCTAAGttaatgctaaaaaaaattcagcAGCTATATTATAATTCTGCATATGTCTTGCATTATGCATAGCATATCCAATGCCTTTCTATTATCTTTTTCTAAACTTTTTTTGGCACTTAAGAAAAGGGATGCTAGAGTTGATTCAGGAAGAGATGGGGGCCAGGCTTAACAAGAGGGGAGGGAGTCAGGAAACAAAGCAAAGGGGGCTAGGCTACATCACACTCATGGTAGAAGAAGGACTTTCGATGTTTGTTTTAAACACATTAAGTCCGTGTTAAGCTTTCCATTTTAATGTCAACACATTTCCCACTACAGAATGTCAAGAAACTAGCCAGAAGATTTTTATTGAACATTGGGTCTAAGAAAGGTCCTGAGATTCAGAGTTGATCACCAGGGAGCAACACACACAAATTCAGCacaaattttctttttattgattGATGTGATAAGGGATCCTTCTCAGTTTCGGCCTCCTTCTAAATTTTTCCCAAGTCTGGTAACTAAGGCATTTGAGGGCTCATAAAAACataagataaataaatgaatacccCAGTGAAAATATTCTTTGACAAtcatgaaagaaagaatgaatttgtTTCAATCTTGAAACAAATGCTGttgcttattattttaaaaaaatctgccagAGTAATCCCTCCATTAGGGGAGATTTACAATTTATATAATCACCCTAAAGATCAAATGTACATAAATGTGTTGCAGAGGCTCCACCACAATATAAATCTTTCAACAGATGTCATCACATATTTCCTTTCCACCTAAaggaggggtgtccaaacttggcaactttaagacttgtggacttcaactcccagaattcctcagccagcttggctgggagttgaggtccacaagtcttaaagttgccaagtttggacaccccgacCTAAAGTATTGTCACAAATTCTTCAATCGACATACCTTTAAAAGAAGCCAATACAAATTGCCACATGATCAACCCATTTCAACCCAAGGTCACAGTGGTATTTTTGTAGGTTTTTCCAATGATGTCTATATGCAGAAACATGTATGAAGACATATAGCAATGCCCAGATGTATCTGAAAAGTTATTTAGCCAGAATGAGGTGATAAAAATGCTGATCATTTTGCAAAAACATACCAGCTGCACAGAGATGCCACAGTACAGGCAAGATTGACAGGACAGGACATTGCTAGAGTAATAtatcataggaaaaaaaatggatagcTTTCCCATCAAACCTGCTCAGATTTTTTAAACCCAGGTTCAGGTTTTAATCTGAGGAATAATGTTAAATATAACAATCTCCATTAACAGAAGAAAGAGACAACACATGTAGGACAATTCTTGTCtcacagaaaattattttttgtcagaaaattattttctaattatGAGTgggtatttaattaaaaaaaaagggacatgatggctcagtggctaaggcgctgagcttgtcaatcagaaaggtcagcagtttgtcggttcgaattcctagtgctgctagAGGTAATGGAGTAatgggagtgagctcctgttacttgtcccagcttctgccaacctagagttcgaaagcacataaaaatgcaagtagaaaaatagggaccaccttggtgggaaggtacgcTTTCATACCTTCGAAGGCGTACCCtgtgcgccttcggcatttagtcatgccggccacatgaccatggaatcgtcatcagacaacgctggctcttcggtttagaAACGGAGATAagtatcgccccctagagtcgggaacaactagcccttatgtgcaaggggaacctttgcctctaccttaataaaaaaaattacagattgCACTGGAATTTAGGAAATTACATCGCAGAGGATTCTTCCTAATGCAGGAGGTACTGCTTTTCCATCACAGGTACTGTAACTTCCTCTAGATATGAGAGCTATACTTGTGACCTTCCTTCAGCTTATAACCTCTGAAACAGTGTCACAAGTATAAAGATGTAATTTCCTAAATTCCAGTGCAATTCTTTGGACATTCAGAATTAATATAAAATTGTTCGGGGAGCATTAGGACAACAAATTAATTTGTGCAGCTGCATGAACTAGATTGATAGTTTTCAATTCTTAAATAtgattcttttaaaggcaaattttcaaataaataaaaattcaatcaAATGTAATCATGCATAAATAGCttctaaactttggtcactattATCAAATTTAAGATGTGTAGTCAGGGTGTCTTCTATCCATTCTCTTGGCAGCAAATCTGGGAAGAAGGCAAGGGAAATGGAGAAGCAAAAGTTGTAATCTCCATACAGTCTCATACAAGATTCTTTGACCAGCATAATGACCATATTGGCAGTAAACATTTAAAGTTGCCATGGGTTTAAATCTAGAAATGTTCGATTTGAGAAAGCTGATTTAAGGCTATAAGGTAAAAAAAACTTTGtaccaaaaaaatgttttaaaactgaCAAGGAAATCTGTATGGATTTGTATTGAAAtggtaatatttaattatttc
This genomic window from Ahaetulla prasina isolate Xishuangbanna chromosome 2, ASM2864084v1, whole genome shotgun sequence contains:
- the FOXI1 gene encoding forkhead box protein I1, with translation MSSFDPQIHSPPRCSPQFPSIGQEPPEMNIYYENFFHPQNVPSPQRPTNFETGDYSAAPNPYLWLNGPSINSPPYLPGSNGSPYIPPTYGMQRQLLPNMHGLTGNEMGWLPMPSQEELMKLVRPPYSYSALIAMAIHGAPEKRLTLSQIYQYVADNFPFYNKSKAGWQNSIRHNLSLNDCFKKVPRDEDDPGKGNYWTLDPNCEKMFDNGNFRRKRKKKSDCSTSTVTLASDKSEDSALSGSPKAPEHQDILENSSGTESSPEKRSPPPPSTTPCLNNFLSSMTAYMNGSNSVNRSVPLGLGNDGGDKMGQNMVGFNTYTPLPSHGGGEWSNSMSSGHLGYSSSVLNQFNTSFYNSLSVNNTLYAREGTEV